One genomic segment of Spiroplasma endosymbiont of Poecilobothrus nobilitatus includes these proteins:
- a CDS encoding IS3 family transposase (programmed frameshift) produces the protein MGNKTSYSEEFKKQIVMLYKNGKSVINLGQEYNLPKPTIYSWVKNYNNSGSFKAKDNRTLEENEIITLRKELKDLKMENDIFKASRTDNGQKITIINNNKTKYSVIKICKILGLSKSTYYYQTNKCINKQVNNYEQEIISAFNKSRKIYGARKIKVILKRKYIILSRRKIRFFMIKNNLVSKYTKLKYHNHKTTVNNDQINNILNRQFNNKKPNEVIVSDLTYVQVGAKWHYICLLIDLFNREIIGYSAGPNKTSELVQQAFHKITRPLNQITLFHTDRGNEFKNKIIDEILITFNIKRSLSNKGCPYDNAVAETTYKTFKTEFIKGKKFKNLTQLKYELFDFVHWYNNIRIHGSLNYLSPVTFIKQMSI, from the exons ATGGGAAATAAAACTTCATACTCTGAAGAATTTAAAAAACAAATTGTCATGCTATATAAAAATGGTAAAAGTGTTATTAATCTAGGGCAAGAATATAATTTACCAAAACCAACTATTTATAGTTGAGTTAAAAATTATAATAATTCTGGTTCATTTAAAGCAAAAGACAATCGCACACTAGAAGAAAATGAAATAATAACTTTGCGAAAAGAACTTAAAGACTTGAAAATGGAAAATGACATTT TTAAAGCAAGCCGCACTGATAATGGCCAAAAAATAACAATAATTAATAACAACAAAACAAAATATTCAGTAATAAAAATATGTAAGATTTTGGGTTTATCAAAATCAACGTATTATTATCAAACTAATAAATGTATTAACAAGCAAGTTAATAATTATGAACAAGAAATTATCAGTGCCTTTAATAAAAGCCGCAAAATTTATGGGGCTCGCAAAATTAAAGTTATTTTAAAAAGAAAATATATCATCTTATCGCGGCGAAAAATCAGATTCTTTATGATCAAAAATAATTTGGTTTCTAAATACACCAAATTAAAATATCATAATCATAAAACAACAGTCAATAATGACCAAATTAATAATATTTTAAATCGTCAATTTAACAACAAAAAACCTAATGAAGTTATTGTTAGTGATTTAACATATGTTCAAGTTGGCGCTAAATGACATTATATTTGTTTATTAATTGACTTGTTTAATCGCGAAATAATTGGTTATAGTGCTGGGCCGAATAAAACATCCGAACTGGTCCAACAAGCTTTTCATAAAATAACACGACCATTAAATCAAATAACTCTATTTCATACTGATCGTGGTAATGAGTTTAAAAATAAAATCATTGATGAAATTTTAATAACTTTTAATATTAAAAGATCATTAAGCAATAAAGGCTGCCCTTATGATAATGCTGTGGCTGAAACAACTTACAAAACTTTTAAAACTGAATTTATTAAGGGTAAAAAATTTAAAAATTTAACACAATTAAAATACGAACTTTTTGATTTTGTGCATTGATATAACAATATTCGAATTCATGGCAGTTTAAATTATTTATCTCCAGTTACTTTTATAAAACAAATGTCTATATAA
- the mnmA gene encoding tRNA 2-thiouridine(34) synthase MnmA, whose protein sequence is MKKVVVGLSGGVDSSVSLYLLQQAGYDVEGLFMRNWDSQLNNDILGNKAINNVICPQELDYNDAVNVSKTLQIPLHRVDFIKEYWEYVFKHFINEYQKGRTPNPDILCNKYIKFDYFLNYAINNYHADFIAMGHYAQVQFNEELQEYQLLQGIDRDKDQTYFLSQLNQGQLSKTFFPLGNLTKKEVREIASAQNLITANKKDSTGICFIGERDFKNFLQNYIPNQNGNIVDIETKEVVGGHNGVMYYTIGQRRGLNLVGMSQPYFVAGKNVENNILYVAKSSEEKWLYSTSCIIADVNWINTLREKEFNCTAKFRYRQKDIPVKVTVLIDNKCLVQFATKVKAITPGQAAVFYDDEVCLGGGVINDVYLDNQKLWYL, encoded by the coding sequence ATGAAAAAAGTTGTTGTTGGATTATCTGGAGGGGTTGATTCTTCAGTTAGTTTATATTTATTACAACAAGCAGGTTATGATGTAGAAGGTCTTTTTATGCGAAATTGAGACAGTCAATTAAATAATGATATTTTAGGAAATAAAGCAATTAATAATGTGATTTGTCCACAAGAACTTGATTATAATGATGCTGTTAATGTTAGCAAAACATTACAAATACCATTGCACCGTGTTGATTTTATTAAAGAATATTGAGAATATGTTTTTAAACATTTTATTAATGAATATCAAAAAGGGCGAACTCCTAATCCAGATATTTTATGTAATAAGTATATTAAATTTGACTATTTTTTAAACTATGCAATTAATAACTATCATGCTGATTTTATTGCCATGGGACATTATGCTCAAGTACAATTTAATGAAGAATTACAAGAATATCAATTATTACAGGGAATTGACCGGGATAAAGATCAAACTTATTTTTTAAGTCAGTTGAACCAAGGGCAATTATCAAAAACATTTTTTCCGTTAGGAAATTTAACAAAAAAAGAAGTTAGAGAAATTGCAAGTGCACAAAATTTAATCACAGCTAATAAAAAAGATTCAACAGGAATCTGTTTTATTGGAGAACGTGATTTTAAAAACTTTTTACAAAATTATATTCCAAATCAAAATGGTAATATTGTTGATATTGAAACAAAAGAAGTTGTTGGTGGTCATAATGGGGTGATGTATTATACAATTGGTCAACGTCGTGGCTTAAATTTAGTCGGGATGAGTCAACCATATTTTGTGGCTGGTAAAAATGTAGAAAACAATATTTTATATGTTGCAAAAAGTAGTGAAGAAAAATGACTATATTCAACTAGTTGTATTATTGCTGATGTTAATTGAATTAATACTTTACGTGAAAAAGAATTTAATTGTACAGCTAAATTTCGTTATCGTCAAAAAGATATCCCTGTTAAAGTAACAGTTTTAATTGATAATAAATGTCTTGTGCAATTTGCAACAAAAGTAAAAGCGATTACGCCAGGACAAGCTGCTGTTTTTTATGATGATGAAGTTTGTCTTGGGGGCGGAGTTATTAATGATGTTTATTTAGATAATCAAAAATTATGATATTTATAG
- the recD2 gene encoding SF1B family DNA helicase RecD2: MAEKIRGYLKLIVFESNNGYRICKFQLENDKTHFIFIKGFLSALQPEQLYELQGDFVYNERYGENFEVKEIHKLSPRSNDEVLKYLTSSLFPTIGEKTSQIIIDYYQTDVITKIKENLSILHKIPGISVKQANIIAKVFKLMSRDDELNHQFNQKGLSLQVLSLLKTKYNVDQIYALLKKDPYSLLLKDNIAFKTIDKIYLAFEQEPFTNIRIGYYAWHLAKEFCNNNGDTYLMLNELTKILQKNFPFLTKEQLLAGLKYSKEIKLLIFKDDKIYVAEVYHSEINIAAMLVGLNTIDQYDDQKLTEELEKLTNKKQITYNINQTKAIKAAVHSNFLVIIGGPGTGKTTVVDGIVNLLKKVYQQLKIVLAAPTGKAAKRLREKTGQKALTIHKLLKYDALTNQFFYNENNPLENDILILDEVSMVDSLLLAQIAKASVNFRKLILIGDQNQLPSVACGDLLRDIIQSNVFNVIKLEEVYRQEAGNDILELSYSIEQEHFEDNNLFDKKDFTFINETDSQTLLTIVGDLYQKLSDEYGTDYNAIQVIAPMYNGPVGINVLNTYLQNRMNHAVGQKEIKIGHRFFRVNDKVMQLKNRPELEIYNGDVGIIVDIKKDKNLNDVILVKYDNVIAYNKELYYDITLAYACSVHKLQGSEYDNIIFVITKSFWIMLKRNLIYTAITRAKTKLYLIGEPSAFLYGVNNLPQKRRTTLQEKIKTFLKEQ, from the coding sequence ATGGCTGAAAAAATAAGGGGTTATTTAAAATTAATTGTTTTTGAATCCAATAATGGTTATCGGATTTGTAAATTTCAATTAGAAAATGATAAAACACATTTTATTTTTATTAAAGGATTTTTATCAGCTTTACAGCCAGAACAATTATATGAATTACAAGGGGACTTTGTCTATAATGAACGCTATGGTGAAAATTTTGAAGTTAAGGAAATTCATAAACTTTCTCCACGGAGTAATGATGAGGTCTTAAAATATTTAACTAGTAGTTTATTTCCCACAATTGGTGAAAAAACATCACAAATAATTATTGATTATTATCAAACCGATGTGATTACTAAGATTAAAGAAAATTTATCAATCTTACATAAAATCCCGGGTATTAGTGTTAAACAAGCTAATATTATTGCAAAGGTATTTAAGTTAATGAGCCGTGATGATGAATTAAATCATCAATTTAATCAAAAAGGATTATCTTTACAAGTTTTATCTTTATTAAAAACAAAATATAATGTTGATCAGATTTATGCTTTATTAAAAAAAGATCCTTATTCATTATTATTAAAGGATAATATTGCTTTTAAAACAATTGATAAGATTTATTTAGCATTTGAACAAGAACCTTTTACTAATATTCGAATTGGTTATTATGCCTGACATTTAGCAAAAGAATTTTGTAATAATAATGGTGATACTTATTTAATGTTAAATGAATTAACAAAAATCTTACAAAAGAATTTTCCTTTTTTAACAAAAGAACAGTTGTTGGCCGGATTAAAATATAGTAAAGAAATTAAATTATTAATTTTTAAGGATGATAAAATTTATGTTGCAGAAGTATATCATAGTGAAATTAATATTGCTGCAATGTTAGTTGGTTTGAATACGATTGATCAATATGACGATCAAAAATTAACAGAAGAGTTAGAAAAGTTAACAAATAAAAAACAAATTACTTATAATATTAATCAAACAAAAGCAATAAAGGCTGCTGTGCATTCTAATTTTTTAGTTATTATTGGGGGACCTGGCACGGGTAAAACAACAGTTGTTGACGGTATTGTTAATCTTTTAAAAAAAGTTTACCAGCAATTAAAAATTGTGTTAGCAGCACCAACCGGAAAAGCAGCAAAACGATTACGAGAAAAAACTGGGCAGAAAGCTTTAACAATTCATAAATTATTAAAATATGATGCTTTAACTAATCAGTTTTTTTATAATGAAAATAATCCTTTGGAAAATGATATTTTAATTTTAGATGAAGTTAGTATGGTTGACAGTTTGTTATTAGCACAAATTGCAAAAGCTAGTGTTAATTTTCGTAAATTAATTTTGATTGGTGACCAAAATCAATTACCGTCAGTTGCTTGTGGTGATTTGTTACGAGATATTATTCAAAGTAATGTTTTTAATGTTATTAAATTAGAAGAAGTTTATCGTCAAGAAGCTGGAAATGACATTTTAGAACTATCTTATTCAATTGAACAAGAACATTTTGAAGATAATAATTTATTTGACAAAAAAGATTTTACTTTTATTAATGAAACTGATTCACAAACATTATTAACAATTGTTGGTGATTTATATCAAAAACTTAGTGATGAATATGGAACAGATTATAATGCTATTCAAGTAATTGCACCAATGTATAATGGTCCAGTTGGAATTAATGTATTAAATACTTATTTGCAAAATCGAATGAATCATGCAGTTGGTCAAAAAGAAATTAAGATTGGGCATCGTTTTTTCCGAGTTAATGATAAAGTTATGCAACTTAAAAATCGGCCTGAATTAGAAATTTATAATGGCGATGTTGGCATTATTGTTGATATTAAAAAAGATAAAAATTTAAATGATGTGATCTTAGTAAAATACGATAATGTAATTGCATATAATAAAGAACTTTATTATGATATTACTTTGGCTTATGCTTGTAGTGTTCATAAATTGCAGGGAAGTGAATATGATAATATTATTTTTGTAATAACAAAAAGTTTTTGAATAATGTTAAAACGAAATCTAATTTATACAGCAATTACCCGTGCTAAAACTAAATTATATTTAATTGGTGAACCATCAGCATTTTTATATGGAGTTAATAATTTACCACAAAAACGGCGAACAACTTTACAAGAAAAAATTAAAACATTTTTAAAAGAACAATAA
- a CDS encoding IS3 family transposase (programmed frameshift) has protein sequence MGNKTSYSEEFKKQIVMLYKNGKSVINLGQEYNLPKPTIYSWVKNYNNSGSFKAKDNRTLEENEIITLRKELKDLKMENDIFKASRTDNGQKITIINNNKTKYSVIKICKILGLSKSTYYYQTNKCINKQVNNYEQEIISAFNKSRKIYGARKIKVILKRKYIILSRRKIRFFMIKNNLVSKYTKLKYHNHKTTVNNDQINNILNRQFNNKKPNEVIVSDLTYVQVGAKWHYICLLIDLFNREIIGYSAGPNKTAELVQQAFHKITRPLNQITLFHTDRGNEFKNKIIDEILITFNIKRSLSNKGCPYDNAVAETTYKTFKTEFIKGKKFKNLTQLKYELFDFVHWYNNIRIRGSLNYLSPVTFRKQMSI, from the exons ATGGGAAATAAAACTTCATACTCTGAAGAATTTAAAAAACAAATTGTCATGCTATATAAAAATGGTAAAAGTGTTATTAATCTAGGGCAAGAATATAATTTACCAAAACCAACTATTTATAGTTGAGTTAAAAATTATAATAATTCTGGTTCATTTAAAGCAAAAGACAATCGCACACTAGAAGAAAATGAAATAATAACTTTGCGAAAAGAACTTAAAGACTTGAAAATGGAAAATGACATTT TTAAAGCAAGCCGCACTGATAATGGCCAAAAAATAACAATAATTAATAACAACAAAACAAAATATTCAGTAATAAAAATATGTAAGATTTTGGGTTTATCAAAATCAACGTATTATTATCAAACTAATAAATGTATTAACAAGCAAGTTAATAATTATGAACAAGAAATTATCAGTGCCTTTAATAAAAGCCGCAAAATTTATGGGGCTCGCAAAATTAAAGTTATTTTAAAAAGAAAATATATCATCTTATCGCGGCGAAAAATCAGATTCTTTATGATCAAAAATAATTTGGTTTCTAAATACACCAAATTAAAATATCATAATCATAAAACAACAGTCAATAATGACCAAATTAATAATATTTTAAATCGTCAATTTAACAACAAAAAACCTAATGAAGTTATTGTTAGTGATTTAACATATGTTCAAGTTGGCGCTAAATGACATTATATTTGTTTATTAATTGACTTGTTTAATCGTGAAATAATTGGTTATAGTGCTGGGCCGAATAAAACAGCCGAACTGGTCCAACAAGCTTTTCATAAAATAACACGACCATTAAATCAAATAACTCTATTTCATACTGATCGTGGTAATGAGTTTAAAAATAAAATCATTGATGAAATTTTAATAACTTTTAATATTAAAAGATCATTAAGCAATAAAGGCTGCCCTTATGATAATGCTGTGGCTGAAACAACTTACAAAACTTTTAAAACTGAATTTATTAAGGGTAAAAAATTTAAAAATTTAACACAATTAAAATACGAACTTTTTGATTTTGTGCATTGATATAACAATATTAGAATTCGTGGCAGTTTAAATTATTTATCTCCAGTTACTTTTAGAAAACAAATGTCTATATAA
- a CDS encoding MBL fold metallo-hydrolase translates to MNNQNEAIMIDASNATRRAIEYIKQKKLTLKALFITHRHIDHYDGLDNVLKEYPDLKIYIQKIDLRLLSQHKVDDETGEILGPGINYPLTNIVFNFVEKSWWNKKNHQYDNFKRKLYKLLILLFNFFIR, encoded by the coding sequence ATTAATAATCAAAATGAGGCAATTATGATTGATGCATCAAATGCAACAAGAAGAGCAATTGAATATATTAAACAAAAAAAATTAACCTTAAAAGCATTATTTATTACACATAGGCATATTGACCATTATGATGGTCTTGATAATGTTTTAAAAGAATATCCAGATTTAAAAATTTATATTCAAAAAATTGATTTACGATTGTTGTCCCAACATAAGGTTGACGATGAGACAGGTGAAATTTTAGGGCCGGGAATTAATTATCCATTAACAAATATTGTTTTTAATTTTGTAGAAAAATCTTGATGAAATAAAAAAAATCATCAATATGATAACTTTAAAAGAAAATTATATAAACTTTTAATATTGTTATTTAACTTTTTTATACGTTAA
- a CDS encoding IS1/IS1595 family N-terminal zinc-binding domain-containing protein: protein MEKIIEKLINSLTDDQFLEFHEKVKKEAELIKKQKRLNEIDQKFRDKVIKCPNCQSFYCVKNGHNPEGKQKYLFKKCRASFDAFRDHFTYWSHLNYEQWNLLIQISLLGQSSKMISRFIKTSPKTAWYNR from the coding sequence ATGGAAAAAATAATTGAAAAATTAATAAATAGTTTAACAGATGATCAATTTTTAGAATTTCATGAAAAAGTCAAAAAAGAAGCAGAATTAATTAAAAAACAAAAACGCTTAAATGAAATTGACCAAAAATTTAGGGATAAAGTTATTAAATGTCCTAATTGTCAATCTTTTTATTGTGTTAAAAATGGCCATAATCCTGAAGGAAAACAAAAATATTTATTCAAAAAATGTCGTGCTAGTTTTGATGCTTTTCGTGATCATTTTACGTATTGAAGTCATTTAAATTATGAACAGTGAAATTTATTGATTCAAATTTCATTATTAGGCCAATCTAGTAAAATGATTTCCCGCTTTATTAAAACATCACCGAAAACCGCTTGATATAATCGCTAA
- a CDS encoding DDE-type integrase/transposase/recombinase yields the protein MGLSKSTYYYQTNKCINKQVNNYEQEIISAFNKSRKIYGARKIKVILNRKDIILSRRKIRFFMIKNNLVSKYTKLKYHNHKTTVNNDQINNILNRQFNNKKPNEVIVSDLTYVQVGAKWHYICLLIDLFNREIIGYSAGPNKTAELVQQAFHKITRPLNQITLFNTDRGN from the coding sequence TTGGGTTTATCAAAATCAACGTATTATTATCAAACTAATAAATGTATTAACAAGCAAGTTAATAATTATGAACAAGAAATTATCAGTGCCTTTAATAAAAGTCGCAAAATTTATGGGGCTCGCAAAATTAAAGTTATTTTAAACAGAAAAGATATCATCTTATCGCGGCGAAAAATCAGATTCTTTATGATCAAAAATAATTTGGTTTCTAAATACACCAAATTAAAATATCATAATCATAAAACAACAGTCAATAATGACCAAATTAATAATATTTTAAATCGTCAATTTAACAACAAAAAACCTAATGAAGTTATTGTTAGTGATTTAACATATGTTCAAGTTGGCGCTAAATGACATTATATTTGTTTATTAATTGACTTGTTTAATCGTGAAATAATTGGTTATAGTGCTGGGCCGAATAAAACAGCCGAACTGGTCCAACAAGCTTTTCATAAAATAACACGACCATTAAATCAAATAACTCTATTTAATACTGATCGTGGTAATTAG
- a CDS encoding IS3 family transposase — protein MSNKGCPYNNAVAETTYKTFKTEFIKGKKFKNLTQLKYELFDFVHWYNNIRIRGSLNYLSPVTFRKQMSI, from the coding sequence TTAAGCAATAAAGGCTGCCCTTATAATAATGCTGTGGCTGAAACAACTTACAAAACTTTTAAAACTGAATTTATTAAGGGTAAAAAATTTAAAAATTTAACACAATTAAAATACGAACTTTTTGATTTTGTGCATTGATATAACAATATTCGAATTCGTGGCAGTTTAAATTATTTATCTCCAGTTACTTTTAGAAAACAAATGTCTATATAA
- a CDS encoding transposase, producing MIQISLLGQSSKMISHFIKTSPKTSWYNRQKIMKSKQLENTQLKFKTLNGQIQIDETFIKEIHKGNFKDKFDKRKINLDSFSTNTKCCVQMAVDSNNNIYVKSTNTKRLQKQWIIENINKQLIKENSIIISDMQPLYLLVAKQTNSILLATKTSKNPDASYRKLNKISKLQSNLK from the coding sequence TTGATTCAAATTTCATTATTAGGACAATCTAGTAAAATGATTTCCCACTTTATTAAAACATCACCGAAAACCTCTTGATATAATCGCCAAAAAATAATGAAATCAAAACAATTAGAAAACACCCAATTAAAATTTAAAACGTTAAATGGCCAAATTCAAATCGATGAAACATTTATTAAAGAAATCCACAAAGGTAATTTTAAAGATAAATTTGATAAAAGAAAAATTAATCTTGATTCATTTTCAACCAACACTAAATGTTGTGTTCAAATGGCTGTTGATAGCAATAATAATATTTATGTTAAATCAACCAACACAAAACGATTACAAAAACAGTGAATTATTGAAAATATTAATAAACAATTAATCAAAGAAAATTCAATTATTATTTCTGACATGCAACCATTATATTTATTAGTAGCAAAACAAACAAATTCTATTTTATTAGCAACTAAAACTAGTAAAAATCCTGATGCTAGTTATCGGAAGTTAAATAAAATTAGTAAATTACAATCAAATCTTAAATAA
- a CDS encoding ABC transporter ATP-binding protein: MGKIKELIDINKIEKNLDYNELHKKNQTRKQETPLEMMKRIKEPRIGFFKLVAIYYRRYLLRSFTILFALVLSSTSIVIMTFLISQLMSEILFEFGDDPNLVTTGLQWYIWLIIIGVDLIIAVITTNIRERVGGMLGRNIEIDVRNAVLNNLVNLNIGYYSDKKIGETMTKLINDTQVIGDESQLTPANLISIPIIFIGSAISLLNIDWKLALICLGTTALFMIAVAVTFRSQASETENVRAKITDVNGDVTDRIASIALIKATGTEEYERVRFEQIHKEYYRVNRRLNRIQARMTTIIILCALSLTVIVVLASIILYGNKGAEHTNRIMKILPSFITGVNTLAFPIWTLTGLVPGLARATASTKRIIQLIRVDTTIDPNRNAPEVQEVKGNIILKDIVFEYPEKPGVIILPKTTVTFEKGKSYAFVGETGSGKSTISKLLLRFYDPTSGEVIVNNTNLKKLNLASYLTHVGYVEQEPKILFGDVIYNLKYGMFNATDEEVVEACKKANLHDLVMGWKDGYNTILGERGFMLSGGQKQRLVIARMILKNPQILILDEATSALDNIVEKEIQAELEKIMVGKTTISIAHRLSTIKNVDQIFVLGKWQGIIQNGKYDELIAVDGPFRDLHRAGNQGK; the protein is encoded by the coding sequence ATGGGGAAAATTAAAGAATTAATTGATATTAATAAAATTGAAAAGAATTTAGATTACAATGAATTACATAAAAAAAATCAAACTCGTAAACAAGAAACGCCATTAGAAATGATGAAACGAATCAAGGAACCTCGAATTGGTTTTTTTAAGTTAGTTGCAATTTATTACCGTCGTTATTTATTACGTTCATTTACAATTTTATTTGCATTAGTACTAAGTTCAACTTCAATTGTCATAATGACTTTTTTAATTAGCCAATTAATGAGTGAAATTTTATTTGAATTTGGAGATGATCCAAATTTAGTCACAACAGGCTTACAATGATATATATGATTAATTATAATTGGCGTTGATTTAATAATTGCCGTGATTACAACAAATATTCGTGAACGAGTAGGTGGAATGCTAGGGCGGAATATTGAAATTGATGTTCGTAATGCGGTATTAAATAATTTAGTTAATTTAAACATTGGTTATTATTCTGATAAAAAAATTGGAGAAACAATGACTAAATTAATTAATGATACACAAGTTATTGGGGATGAATCACAATTAACCCCAGCTAACTTAATTAGTATTCCAATTATATTTATTGGTAGTGCAATTTCATTATTAAATATTGATTGAAAATTAGCATTGATTTGTTTAGGAACAACAGCATTATTCATGATTGCTGTGGCAGTAACTTTCCGTTCACAAGCATCAGAAACAGAAAATGTTCGTGCTAAAATTACAGATGTTAATGGAGATGTGACCGATCGAATTGCATCAATTGCGCTAATTAAAGCAACAGGGACAGAAGAATATGAACGTGTTCGCTTTGAACAAATTCATAAAGAATATTACCGTGTTAATCGTCGTTTAAATCGTATTCAAGCACGAATGACAACAATTATTATTTTATGTGCATTAAGTTTAACGGTGATTGTTGTCTTAGCAAGTATAATTTTATATGGTAATAAAGGAGCAGAACATACTAATCGTATTATGAAAATTTTGCCATCCTTTATTACGGGTGTTAATACTTTGGCATTTCCAATTTGAACTTTAACTGGATTAGTTCCAGGATTAGCACGTGCAACAGCTTCAACAAAACGAATTATTCAATTAATTCGTGTTGATACAACCATTGATCCAAACCGTAATGCGCCTGAGGTACAAGAAGTTAAAGGCAATATTATTTTAAAAGATATTGTTTTTGAATACCCTGAAAAACCAGGTGTTATTATTTTACCTAAAACAACAGTTACGTTTGAAAAAGGAAAAAGTTATGCTTTTGTTGGAGAAACTGGAAGTGGTAAATCAACAATTTCAAAATTATTATTACGTTTCTATGATCCAACGAGTGGGGAAGTTATTGTTAACAACACTAATTTAAAAAAATTAAATTTAGCAAGTTATTTAACACATGTTGGTTATGTTGAACAAGAACCAAAAATTTTATTTGGGGATGTGATTTATAATCTTAAATACGGAATGTTTAATGCAACGGATGAAGAAGTAGTTGAAGCTTGTAAAAAAGCCAACCTGCATGATTTAGTAATGGGTTGAAAAGATGGTTATAATACTATTTTAGGAGAACGAGGGTTTATGTTATCAGGTGGTCAAAAGCAACGCCTAGTTATTGCCCGAATGATTTTAAAGAACCCACAAATTTTAATCTTAGATGAAGCAACAAGTGCTTTAGATAATATTGTGGAAAAAGAAATTCAAGCTGAATTAGAAAAAATTATGGTTGGTAAAACAACAATTTCAATTGCGCACCGATTAAGTACAATTAAAAATGTTGATCAAATTTTTGTCTTAGGAAAATGGCAAGGAATTATTCAAAATGGTAAGTACGATGAGTTAATTGCAGTTGATGGCCCATTCCGCGACCTTCATCGTGCTGGTAATCAGGGCAAATAA
- a CDS encoding IS1/IS1595 family N-terminal zinc-binding domain-containing protein produces the protein MEKIIEELINSLTDDQFLEFHEKVKKEAELIKKQKRLNEIEQKFRDKGIKCPNCQSFYCVKNGHNPEGKQKYLCKKCRASFDAFRDHFTYWSHLNYEQWNLLIQISLLCQSSKMISHFIKTSPKTSWYNRQKIMKSKQLENTQLKFKTLNGQIQIDETFIKEIHKGNFKDKFDKRKIHLDSFSTNTKCCVQMAVDSNNNIYVKSTNTKRLQKQWIIENINKQLIKENSIIISDMQPLYLLVAKQTNSILLATKTSTNPDASYRKLNKISKLQSNLKESLIHYHGLGFTNIQNYLNLWKWKYQHKGLTPNQQSSALYFNV, from the coding sequence ATGGAAAAAATAATTGAAGAATTAATAAATAGTTTAACAGATGATCAATTTTTAGAATTTCATGAAAAAGTCAAAAAAGAAGCAGAATTAATTAAAAAACAAAAACGCTTAAATGAAATTGAACAAAAATTTAGGGATAAAGGTATTAAATGTCCCAATTGTCAATCTTTTTATTGTGTTAAAAATGGTCATAATCCTGAAGGAAAACAAAAATATTTATGCAAAAAATGTCGTGCTAGTTTTGATGCTTTTCGTGATCATTTTACGTATTGAAGTCATTTAAATTATGAACAGTGAAATTTATTGATTCAAATTTCATTATTATGCCAATCTAGTAAAATGATTTCCCACTTTATTAAAACATCACCGAAAACCTCTTGATATAATCGCCAAAAAATAATGAAATCAAAACAATTAGAAAACACCCAATTAAAATTTAAAACGTTAAATGGCCAAATTCAAATCGATGAAACATTTATTAAAGAAATCCACAAAGGTAATTTTAAAGATAAATTTGATAAAAGAAAAATTCATCTTGATTCATTTTCAACCAACACTAAATGTTGTGTTCAAATGGCTGTTGATAGCAATAATAATATTTATGTTAAATCAACCAACACAAAACGATTACAAAAACAGTGAATTATTGAAAATATTAATAAACAATTAATCAAAGAAAATTCAATTATTATTTCTGACATGCAACCACTATATTTATTAGTAGCAAAACAAACAAATTCTATTTTATTAGCAACTAAAACTAGTACAAATCCTGATGCTAGTTATCGGAAGTTAAATAAAATTAGTAAATTACAATCAAATCTTAAAGAATCCTTAATTCATTATCATGGCTTAGGTTTCACGAACATTCAAAATTATTTAAATCTCTGAAAATGAAAATACCAGCATAAAGGTTTAACGCCAAACCAACAATCATCGGCATTATATTTTAACGTATAA